The Sphingomonas alpina genome has a segment encoding these proteins:
- a CDS encoding serine hydrolase domain-containing protein, with translation MQELVERAFAPAAAAVADGRIPGAMLGVLAADGQRAVKLAGHAALVPEPELLTEDHWFDLASVSKVIATTTMILRLADQGRIDLDRPLTDAIPDLRQYDLLNAAERKLTFRDCLAHRSHLPAVEPIYTYGDDPARLRAFVLQREWKQGPSVYSDINYILLGIAIERITGASLSDWPLAPGLSYGPPPGPAVATEACTWRGRVLKGEVHDENCAALGGDAGHAGLFGTVAGVLDFAQGLLDGSGASPAMLKAIREPANGDRTCGWERRFAGWPGGDACSPETIGHTGFTGTGLWIDFERGLAWTLLTNRVHPTRHRDSGIFVLRPAIGDAVVNAWEEVKG, from the coding sequence ATGCAGGAACTGGTCGAACGGGCTTTCGCGCCCGCAGCAGCCGCGGTCGCCGATGGCCGCATCCCGGGCGCCATGCTTGGCGTGCTCGCTGCCGACGGACAGCGCGCCGTGAAGCTCGCCGGTCACGCCGCATTGGTGCCCGAACCTGAGTTGCTGACCGAGGATCACTGGTTCGACCTCGCCTCGGTCTCCAAAGTCATCGCCACCACCACGATGATCCTGCGCCTTGCCGATCAGGGGCGGATCGATCTCGATCGCCCGCTGACCGACGCGATCCCCGATCTGCGCCAATATGACCTGCTCAATGCAGCCGAACGCAAACTGACCTTCCGCGACTGCCTCGCGCATCGCAGTCACCTGCCGGCGGTCGAGCCGATCTATACCTATGGCGACGATCCCGCCCGGCTGCGCGCCTTCGTGTTGCAGCGCGAATGGAAACAGGGGCCTTCGGTCTATTCCGACATCAATTATATCCTGCTCGGCATCGCGATCGAGCGCATCACCGGCGCCTCGCTCTCGGACTGGCCGCTCGCTCCCGGCCTGAGTTACGGCCCACCGCCCGGACCGGCGGTTGCGACCGAGGCCTGCACCTGGCGCGGCCGCGTTCTGAAAGGCGAGGTGCATGACGAGAATTGCGCCGCGCTCGGCGGCGATGCGGGCCATGCCGGCCTGTTCGGCACCGTCGCCGGCGTACTGGATTTCGCGCAAGGCCTGCTCGACGGCAGCGGTGCGTCGCCGGCCATGCTCAAGGCAATCCGCGAGCCGGCCAATGGCGACCGCACCTGCGGCTGGGAACGCCGCTTCGCCGGCTGGCCCGGCGGCGATGCCTGCTCGCCAGAGACGATCGGCCATACCGGTTTCACCGGCACCGGGTTGTGGATCGATTTCGAGCGTGGCCTGGCCTGGACCCTGCTCACCAACCGCGTGCACCCGACGCGCCACCGCGACAGCGGCATCTTCGTGCTGCGGCCGGCGATCGGGGATGCGGTGGTGAATGCCTGGGAAGAGGTGAAGGGCTAG